The proteins below are encoded in one region of Mangifera indica cultivar Alphonso chromosome 7, CATAS_Mindica_2.1, whole genome shotgun sequence:
- the LOC123220519 gene encoding probable polygalacturonase — translation MKMPVALFLLLALCNAVKVSGEESDGQCDYNLILEPRPHSVSILEFGAVGDGKTLNTLAFQNAIFYLKSFADKGGAQLYVPPGRWLTGSFNLTSHLTLFLEKGAIILGSQDPSHWDVVDPLPSYGRGIELPGQRYRSLINGYMLRDVVITGDNGTIDGQGSVWWDWFKSHNLKYSRPHIVEFISSEHVVVSNLTFLNAPAYNIHPIYCSNVLIQNISVYAPPESPYTVGIVPDSSDNVCIEDCSIAMGHDAISLKSGWDEYGIAYARPATDVHIRKVHLQSSSGSAIAFGSEMSGGISNVLVEKVHLYNSFNGIEFRTTKGRGGYIQEIIISDVDLQNIHMAFGASSLCGSHPDDNFDPNALPVLDQITLQDIIGKNITIAGNFTGIQESPLTNICLSNISLSINSASSKFWSCSYVYGFSESVSPQPCPDLETSISSSSTCFSLVNSYGRASVL, via the exons ATGAAGATGCCA GTGGCATTGTTCTTGCTGCTGGCATTGTGCAATGCTGTTAAAGTTAGCGGTGAAGAAAGTGATGGACAGTGCGATTATAACTTGATATTAGAACCAAGACCTCACAGTGTGTCAATTCTAGAGTTTGGCGCTGTTGGTGATGGAAAAACATTGAATACTCTTGCCTTTCAGAATGCCATTTTCTATCTCAAGTCCTTTGCTGATAAGGGTGGCGCTCAGCTATATGTGCCGCCTGGGAGGTGGCTCACTGGAAGTTTCAATCTCACCAGCCACCTCACTCTTTTCTTGGAAAAGGGTGCCATCATCCTGGGATCTCAG GACCCCTCACACTGGGATGTTGTGGATCCACTACCCTCCTATGGTCGAGGGATCGAGCTTCCTGGACAAAGATATAGAAGTTTGATAAATGGTTATATGTTGCGTGATGTGGTAATAACAG GTGACAACGGAACCATTGACGGCCAAGGCTCAGTTTGGTGGGATTGGTTCAAATCCCATAACTTGAAATACAGTCGTCCCCATATTGTGGAATTTATATCATCAGAACATGTTGTAGTTTCAAATCTTACTTTTCTAAATGCCCCTGCATATAACATCCACCCAATCTACTGCAG TAATGTGCTCATCCAAAATATATCAGTTTATGCTCCGCCAGAATCCCCTTATACAGTCGGTATAGTCCCAG ATTCTTCTGATAATGTCTGCATTGAGGACTGCAGCATTGCCATGGGGCATGATGCTATTTCTCTTAAGAGTGGTTGGGACGAGTACGGAATTGCCTATGCTAGACCTGCCACAGATGTACATATAAGAAAGGTCCATCTTCAATCATCTTCAGGTTCTGCTATTGCTTTTGGTAGTGAAATGTCTGGTGGCATTTCTAATGTATTGGTGGAGAAGGTCCACCTTTACAACTCATTCAATGGCATTGAGTTCAGAACAACCAAAGGTAGAGGTGGTTATATTCAAGAGATTATCATATCAGATGTTGATTTACAAAACATTCACATGGCGTTTGGTGCCAGCAGTCTTTGTGGGTCCCATCCTGACGACAACTTTGATCCGAATGCTCTTCCAGTTCTTGATCAAATCACCTTGCAAgatatcattggaaaaaacaTTACAATAGCAGGAAACTTCACAGGAATACAAGAATCTCCCTTAACCAATATATGTTTATCCAATATTTCCTTATCAATCAACTCTGCCTCTTCCAAATTCTGGTCATGTTCATATGTTTATGGATTCTCAGAGTCGGTGTCCCCGCAACCGTGCCCTGACCTTGAAACCTcaatttcttcctcttcaactTGCTTTTCTCTCGTAAATTCTTACGGTAGAGCCTCAGTATTATGA
- the LOC123221051 gene encoding uncharacterized protein LOC123221051 gives MYKKKQRRDMETKEEEIDFRKIMKDIQFLGSSHMTWKERKELENRRVVSLGGKPPKKQRLPLSVARVPMKRQKERELKLQEERAILGRFGGKFSGPKKPMEKRRPEDRVLKSTEGRFRNGVLNVKHLLHRTPSRNSDPGTPMGGKGKKMSKKRHGKKKGGKKKHH, from the exons atgtaTAAAAAGAAGCAACGTAGGGATATGGAGACAAAGGAGGAAGAGATAGACTTCAGGAAAATTATGAAAGACATACAGTTTctgg GTTCCTCGCACATGACATGGAAAGAGAGGAAAGAACTCGAGAACAGAAGGGTTGTATCTTTAGGTGGAAAG CCTCCTAAGAAGCAGAGACTGCCATTAAGTGTAGCTCGAGTACCCATGAAGAGACAAAAGGAAAGAGAACTGAAGTTGCAAGAAGAG AGAGCAATTCTTGGACGATTTGGAGGGAAGTTTTCTGGCCCCAAAAAACCAATGGAGAAGCGCAGGCCTGAGGATAGGGTGCTTAAGTCAACTGAAGGTCGTTTTAGAAATGGTGTACTCAATGTGAAGCATTTGTTACACAGAACCCCTTCAAGAAACAGTGATCCTGGCACACCTATGGGTggcaaagggaaaaaaatgagtAAGAAGCGCCATGGTAAGAAGAAAGGCGGTAAGAAGAAGCACCATTGA